CATGGTTGAGCCGGGAGCATACGTCCCGGTCGAAGTACAGGAGGCGTTGACGGAGACGTACGGCGGAGACGCCCAGCAGCGACAGGAATTCGCACAGCAGGCCAAAGAGCGAGGCCCGCTCCAGCCGCTTGTGGACATGGTGCCGACGAACTTTTTCGCGTCGGCCAGCGACAATGGTAGCATGCTGCAGATCGTTTTCGTGGCCATCCTGTTGGGCCTCGCATTGCTCCAGATTCCCAAGGACAAGGCCCAACCGCTCATCAATTTTTTCGATGGGTTAAACTCGGTCGTCATTCGGATTGTGGAGATCACAATGCTTATGGCGCCGATCGGTGTATTCGGCTTGATGGCCGACGCCATTACAAGTATCGCGGGAGACAATCCCGATCAGGTCATCGATGTCGTCCAGGCGCTCGGTGTATACTGTCTCACGGTGGTGGCCGGGCTTGCCGTGATGGTCTTTATCGTCTACCCGACATTATTAAAGCTGTTTACGAAAAAGTCGGTGGTCGACTTCTTCCGGGGGATCGCGCCGGCACAGCTGGTCGCCTTCTCCACGTCGTCCAGTGGCGCTACTCTGCCGGTGACCATGGAGGTGGCGGAAAAGAATCTAGGTGTGTCGGAGGAGGTGTCGTCCTTCGTCCTTCCTCTCGGGGCCACCATTAACATGGACGGGACGGCGCTTTATCAGGCCGTTGCCGCGGTGTTCATTGCGCAGGTCCTTGGAATTGATTTGACGATCCTGCAGCAGGCCAACATTGTCTTTATCGCGGTCCTGGCGTCCATCGGAACAGCCGCGGTCCCGAGCGCGGGAATCGTCATGCTCGTCGTGATCCTTGAGTCGGTCGGCGTACCCAGTGCGGGTATCGCGCTGATCCTCGGTGTGGATCGCCCGCTGGATATGCTCCGCACGACCAACAACATCACGGGCGACACGATGGTCGCGTCCGTGATTGCCGCCAGCGAGGGCGAACTCGGTCCGGCCGACGGCGACGGAATTGCTGTTGGCGATCCGTCTGTCATGGTCGAGCAAGGCGCCGCGCAGAACTAGACGACGCGTTGATGGCTGTTCGCTTTCGTAGAGAAGATCGCCGGGCGACCCGGGCGAGAACCGTGCAATCCCCCCGCGGGACGTGCGTCCTTCTCGTCTGGGTCGTTCTCTATCTTGCATGTACGCCTCCAGCATCAGCCGTTGCGACGGACACAACGCAGGCAATGCGTCCGCTTGGCGTCTCCACAGATCGTTCAGCAGCACTCGTGGATGTGTCACGCCGTCTGATCTTCGACTACCGGCTGGTCGCGGCGGAAGATACGCTGGCCCTTCTGAGGCAGCGTGTGGACGGCGAGATGGCGGCCGAGCACGGTCAGTTGTGGGTAGAGATGCTCCGGTGCTTCGTCACGGAAGATCCAGCTGCATTCGAGCGATTCGACACGGCGTCAACAACACTCGAGACGGCGGTCGAATCGCACGAGGAACGCTGGGGCCGAGACCGGTGGACCCGTCACGTCGAGGCCGAACGCCGATGGATGGACGCGGTCATTGCCGGCCGACAGGGGAATTACCTCTCGGCTGCATGGAAGGCACGCTCCGCTCGCTCTCGATCGGCAGACCTCGAATCCGACTTCCCATCGTTCGAGGATCCGCTTCTGAGTCTCAGTCTTGCACGCGTCGCCGTCGCATCCGTCCCGCGAACGTTTCGCTTTCTGCTGCGCATTCTGGGCTTTCGCGGAGATACGGATGCAGGTCTCGAGCAAATGGAGCGTGTCGCGTCGCAGAGCAGAACCAATCGCTATCCTGCACGGGTATCTCGGGCCATCATCGATCTCGCCCTCTTCAATGAACGGGAAGCCACCACACGGAAACTGCGTTCCCTTCTCGAGGACACGCCAAACAGTCTCCTGTCGTCTTACCTGCTCACGTTCGCTCTGATTGAAGGGCGGCAGGTGGAGGAGGCAGACGCTGTGCTTGAACGGGCTCACGACCTGATGTCGCGCCGCGGGTATTCGCGGTTGGACTACCTCGACTATTTTCGCGGGTACATCCAGTTCGTGCAGGGAGACTTCGACGCAGCACAGGGGGCATTCGCGGAGTATCTGGCACGCCATCCCGGGAATGCGCTGCGGGCTCAGGCAATGCTCTATCGTGGCCTGGCGACGGAGATGACGGCGGGATGGGCGGAAGCAGCGTCGGTATACGCCGATGTCGAAGCATTCCGTGATTTTGACACAGACCGATGGGCGATGCGCTGGGCACAGCAGCGCGCGGAGCAACCCATGTCGGCAGGAGACCGAGAGCTGCTCCTGGCCCGTACAGCGTTTGATGCCGGCAGATACGATGAGGCCGAACGTCGTGCAACCTCTGTGTGGAACGGTGAGGTTGACATGGAAAATCAGGATGACCGCGCGGAAGCCGCCTACCGCCTCGGTCGCGTGTACGACATACGCGGCGAAGACGCTATGGCCGTAACGTTTTACGATCGAGCTGTCGA
This DNA window, taken from Longibacter salinarum, encodes the following:
- a CDS encoding dicarboxylate/amino acid:cation symporter, with product MDWFKKLHWQIIIGLVLGLIYGIYAASAGLGQFTTDWIAPFGTVFLNLLKFIAVPLILASLVMGVTSLSDTSKLSRIGGKTIAFYVGTTVIALVVGLFLVNMVEPGAYVPVEVQEALTETYGGDAQQRQEFAQQAKERGPLQPLVDMVPTNFFASASDNGSMLQIVFVAILLGLALLQIPKDKAQPLINFFDGLNSVVIRIVEITMLMAPIGVFGLMADAITSIAGDNPDQVIDVVQALGVYCLTVVAGLAVMVFIVYPTLLKLFTKKSVVDFFRGIAPAQLVAFSTSSSGATLPVTMEVAEKNLGVSEEVSSFVLPLGATINMDGTALYQAVAAVFIAQVLGIDLTILQQANIVFIAVLASIGTAAVPSAGIVMLVVILESVGVPSAGIALILGVDRPLDMLRTTNNITGDTMVASVIAASEGELGPADGDGIAVGDPSVMVEQGAAQN
- a CDS encoding tetratricopeptide repeat protein, with amino-acid sequence MAVRFRREDRRATRARTVQSPRGTCVLLVWVVLYLACTPPASAVATDTTQAMRPLGVSTDRSAALVDVSRRLIFDYRLVAAEDTLALLRQRVDGEMAAEHGQLWVEMLRCFVTEDPAAFERFDTASTTLETAVESHEERWGRDRWTRHVEAERRWMDAVIAGRQGNYLSAAWKARSARSRSADLESDFPSFEDPLLSLSLARVAVASVPRTFRFLLRILGFRGDTDAGLEQMERVASQSRTNRYPARVSRAIIDLALFNEREATTRKLRSLLEDTPNSLLSSYLLTFALIEGRQVEEADAVLERAHDLMSRRGYSRLDYLDYFRGYIQFVQGDFDAAQGAFAEYLARHPGNALRAQAMLYRGLATEMTAGWAEAASVYADVEAFRDFDTDRWAMRWAQQRAEQPMSAGDRELLLARTAFDAGRYDEAERRATSVWNGEVDMENQDDRAEAAYRLGRVYDIRGEDAMAVTFYDRAVDIRGDARSKWAPHALYYAGRIFLDRENRTAARHRLERAIDWPTPYDFSDGLEQMASRALDRLESGA